The genomic interval TAAACCATCTTTCTCATTATTAAACTTTATAGCATTGGAAATAAGGTTAATAAAAACATAGGGGAGTAAATCAACATCTGCACAAACTAATAATTTTCTATGGCAATTTATCTCAATTTTAATTCCCTTTCTTTCAATTTCATCTTTGAATCTCTGGATAATATCCATGAACATCCTGCATATATCAACTGCGACAGGCTCTATCTTATACTCTGAATCAACCCTGGTCATTACAAGAATATTATCAAATAACTGGCTTAATATCTTTCCGTTTCTCTGAATTGTATTTACTATTTTATGGTACAACTCTTTATTCTCTTTCACCTCTGGTTTAGTTAAAAGCTCTGAGTAGGAAATTATTTTTGTCATAGGTGTTCTAATCTCGTGTGCAATAAGATCAAGCACCTCACTCTTATAAGTATTAGCTTTTTTAAGTTTTAAACTCTTTAACTCCAATTCTTTTATAACCCTGTCATATTTTTCCGATAATGCTTTAATTTCCTCTTTTAGTTTTTCCTCACTTTTAGCAAGTTTCCCTACCATTGAGTTAAAACTATTTGACAGATCTCCTATCTCATTGTCATAGTTAATATTAACTTTTACATTGAAGTTTCCTGACTCAATTTCTTTTGCTGCATCCTTAATTAAAAGAACAGGTTTTATAACATAAAAATAAACAAGAAGAATTATAGAGAAAATTACTGCTATATAGAGCAAGGTTATCGAAGAAGTCAGAAAAAAACTGCTTTTGTAAACATAATTTTCTAAATCCTCAACTGGTATTGTAATTGATATTCCACCTCTGAAATCACCTACTTTATAACCTTGATAACTATGGCACTTTAAACAGGTTTTCTTTATATACAAAGGCGCCATATACCTGAAAAAAACCTTTCCACTTTTATCTGTTTTAAAAGAATAAACCTCTTTGCTACCTTTTTTAAAAAAAGCAATCGCTTTTTTTTCAAATTCATCAGGTTTGTTTTCTGGATTTATTAATTTATCACTTGTTATGTGGAAAGAGAAATTAGAGTAATTGTTTGCATAATTGGATAATTCCTTGGTTACAATTGCAGGGACAGGCTTTACCTCATCTCTTCTGTCTGCAACCCATTGTCTTGTCAAAACAAGCATATTAAATAAGGTTTTTGCCCTTGTTTTTGCAATATTTAAAAGCATTTCCTCCTGAAAATTTTTGAAAATAGAAAATAGAAAGATTGAAAGCACCAGAATTATTACTGAAAGAAAAACTGTTAATCTTAAAATTAATTTCATTTTTTTGCCCTGTAACCTACACCTGGTATTGTCTGAATATATACAGGATTTGCAGGATTGTCTTCAATCTTTTTTCTTAAATGGTTTATGTGTACATCAATAGCCCTTGACCATCTATAAAGGGATTTTTCTCCCCAAAGAGTCTCAACAATATCTTCCCTCTGAAAAGTTTTCCCTCTGTTTTTGGCAAAAAACAATATTAGATCAAACTCTTTTGGGGTAAGAGCAATTTCTTTTCCTTTTTTCAAAACTTTTCTTCCCAAAGGATTTATTTCAAGCTCCCCCCATCGGATTCTTTTTTGCAAATCTTCCTTATTCTCAGACAGAAATCTCTTTTTGCTCCTTCTTAAAACACTTTTTATTCTGGCAACCAACTCAACAGTTTCAAAAGGTTTTACAATATAATCATCCGCCCCATATTCAAGACAAAGCACCTTTGTTGCAACATTATCTTTTGCAGAAACAACAATAACCGGAATATCATAGTTTTCGCAGACAAATTTGCACAAATGCTCACCGTCAATATCAGGAAGCCCTAAATCAAGTAATATCAAACTATATTTTTCTCTTTCAAGCATATTTTTAAAGTCAATGCCTCTTTCCGCAATATCGATTTCAAAACCTTCCATCGTTAAAATAAGGTTAAAAATCTCCAACAACTCTTTATCATCTTCACATATAAGAATCTTCACTTTTTCCATACAGTAAAATTTATCATTAAAAAAAAGTAATGTAAAGATAGCTTAACAAAATTTACACACTTTAACACCCTATTTACATAATTAACTTTAAACTTAAATTAACGGAAAGGAGGTGAGTTTATTTTGGATGAAAAAAAAGGGTTAATAAAAAAAATTAAATCATTTTTTAAAGACAGGATCTTTGTAAAAGGATTAATTGTGGGGGTTATATTTGCCACCGTTTTCATAATCTTTCAAATAGGAATAATTGAACACACCTCAACACCTGAATTCTGTGCCAGTTGTCATTCAATGGAAGTTTTTCATGTAGCATGGGAAGAGGGGGTACACGGTACAGGGAAAAAAGGTATTGTTGTGGCAAGGTGCGTTGACTGTCATCTTCCCCACGACAATTTAGTGCATTATCTATGGGCTAAAGGTGTTTCTGGTACAAAGGATACTGTTGCCACAATATTCGGTTACCAGCCTGACTGGATCAAAAACCTTGAAAGAAGGGAAGAGTTTACCTATGAGTCAGGTTGCAAAAAGTGCCATGTAAATTTAGTTGCTCCGGGAATTCCCATCAAAGCATTTAAAGCCCACAGACAGTATGAATTAGGGGAGACAAATAAAACCTGTATATCCTGCCATCAGGATGTGGGGCACGGTGACTTAAAACTTAAACTCTCAAATAAAATTGTTAACAAGGAGGCTTTATGAGAAAAGGTGTCTTAATTCTGGTATTATTCGCATTTACTGCCCTTTTTGCCTACGGGGAGAATAATGCGACAAAAGGTAACAACTATCCAAACCTTTCAAAAGCGGATCTAAAAATTAAGAGAGGTTATTCAAAAGAAGCGTTGAAGTGTATTCAATGCCACTCTGAAAAGACACCAGGGATAGTTGCAGACTGGAAAGACGGAAGAATGGCTCATGCAGGGGTTTCCTGTTATGACTGCCATGTTGTTAAAAAGTCAAACCCCATGGCATCTCAATGTCCTGGAGTTAAGGGGACAAACATTTACATCTCTCCAATGGTGTCATCAAAAACCTGTCAAAAATGCCATCCAACTGAAGTTGAACAATTCCTTAAAAGTGGACATGCCAAATTAGCCGCTGCTCCAGTGGTTGACAAAGCAAAGTTTCAAAAACTTATGTACCATTTTGAAGGTGGAGAATTTATGGGTGTAAAAAAGGGAATAGGGAAAAATACTGCTACAAGGCGTTCCGGCTGTCAGATGTGCCACGGAACAAAGGTTGAGGTTAAAAACGGAAAACCAATAAACGGCACATGGCCTGCCGGTGTAGGAACAAGATACCCTGATGGAGGCATAGGAAACTGCTCTGTTTGCCATACAAGGCACAGATTCTCCATTGAAGAGGCAAGGAAGCCAGAAGCGTGCGCATCCTGCCACTTAGGCCCCGACCATCCAAATATAGAGATTTATCTCGAGAGCAAGCACGGTCAGATGTATTTAACAGATGGTGAAAAGTGGAATTGGGATTCAGCCCCTGATGCGTGGGAGCCTGGAGATTATAGAGCACCAACATGTGCAACCTGCCATATGAGCGGAATTGGAGAGTTAAGCACAACTCACAATGTTAACGAAAGGTTGCACTGGGATTTGATGCATAAAAAGAGTGTTGTAAGAAGCGGAGAAAGAGGAAACGGGAAAAAAGGAAGACCTTTAATGAAAAAGGTTTGTCAGAATTGCCACTCAAAAACTCAGACAGATGCAACATTTGAAACTCTTGATGATTCAGTTGCTCTTTACAATGAATATTTTGAAAAAGCAGATAAAATGTTAAAAGACTTAAAGGCAAAAGGCTTACTTAAAAAAGACCCATGGTCAGATTCTTTCCAGGAACTTTACTACTTCTTATGGCACCATGTTGGAAGAAGGGCAAGAATGGGAGCAGCAATGAATGGGCCTGATTACGCCCACTGGCATGGATTCTTCCAGTTATTCCAGGTATTCAAAGATATGCAGGAGATTTATAATTACAGAATTAAGCATAACAAGATTGAAGAAGTTTCATTTGTAATGTCAAGTGCACCTTTATGATACCGTAAAAAGGGGGGAATCCCCCCTTTTTTATTTAAAAAAAATCAAGGAGGAAGCCAGAAATGAAAAAATACCTATTATCCATTATTTCAATTTTATTAATGTTTACATTTATTCCCGCATTTGCAGGTGGTTTTCTTGACTCAATAAAAGACGGCAAGGCAACACTTGAACTAAGGTTCAGTTTTGAATACTCAGATTTAGACGACCCTGCAGATTTAGACAGTGCAAAAGGGCTTAACTTACGAACAAGATTAGGCTTTAAAACAGCAGATTACAACGGTTTTTCAATGTTTTTACAGATGCACAACCTTTCTCAAATAGTTGATGATTACAGATGGCCTGGCGGTGGAGACCCAGCATACGATGTTATTGCTGACCCTGATGGCTCAAGGGTGCATCAATTCTTTTTCACCTACAAATTTAACAATATTTTCTCAATTAAAGCTGGAAGACAGGAGATTATTTTTGATGACGCAAGGTTAATAGGCAATGTAGGCTGGAGGCAGAATGGCCAGTCTTTTGACGGAGCGGTACTTGCTGTAAATACTGATAGAAATAATTTAAGTTTCGCATACATTTACAGGGTAAATACAATTCTTCTAACCCATGTTGATCTTGATGGGCTTTATGCAGTACACGATACATTTAAGGTTAACAAAAATATGAAGATTACAGCATTTGCCTACCTGCTTGACACAGAAAGCGACTCCCCTGATTCAAGAGACAGTGGCACATACGGATTAAGGTTTTTAGGTTCAATCAACAATTTCAACTACGACTTAACATACGCTATCCAGAATGATTTTGCTGATGGTGAAAATCATGGCGGAGATATGGTTAACGCCTTTATTGAATACAAGTTTGAAAATTTTGCACTTGGAGTAGGTTGCAATTTAATCTCTGGACAGGATGGAAACGACAGGCCATTTGACACCCTTTTCTCAACCGCCCATAAGTTTAATGGTTGGGCAGACCAGTTTTTAGGAACAAATGGTGGAAAGCTTGTTAATGGACTTGACGATTACTTTGTCCAGTTTTCAACAAAAATCTATCAACACAAACTTGTAATTGTTTACCACAGCTTTGATACAAATGAAAATGTAACATATGGGGAAAAGTACGGAGATGAACTTGACATTCTGGTTGTTAGAAAAATCAATAAAAATTTAAGTTGCCTTGCTAAAGCTGCATTTTACAATGCAAAAAATTACGAAAATAACCCGACACTGGATGAAAAAGTTGTCTGGTTCAGGGTGATGTATAAGTTTTAACAATCCACAATTATTTTTTCACATAGGCGGGGGTTACCCGCCTTTTTTGTTTTCCGAAAACACAAAAAAGAAAATCTTCGTATAAAATAAAGTAAGTTTTTTTAGGAGGGAAAAATGAATGAAGGATATGTTTGTCCAAAATGCGGAAACAGGGAATACAAAAAGGGTGAAATGAGAGCAACAGGCGGCTTTTTCAGTAAAATTTTTGATGTACAAAATAAAAGGTTTACAACCATCAGTTGTACAGTTTGCGGGTACACTGAATTTTACGCAAAAGATTCAAGCACTCTGGGCAATATTTTCGACTTCTTTACAAATTAATTTGTTGGAAAATTTTTCCTTAATCTAAAATCCAGCATTCAAAATTCAAAATTTTTTATTAGAAGATGTTAGATTTTGGTTGATGAATTATGGATTAAGGTAAAAATCCTTTTATTTAAAGAAATCATGCCTCAATCCAGAATCCAACATCAAGAATCCAAAATTCTATGTAATAGGATTGTCTTTCGCAAAAATCTTAAGCCTCTCTTCAAGTATGGGCATTTCCTCCATTTGAATAAGGGAAGTGCAGGCCCTTATTCCCTCTTTTCTCTCGCTTCCTGCAATTATCAGAGAAATTGCACTTATTCCGTGAATTAACAACTCTTCAAGTAACTTTTCAGCATCCATCCCAGGATAGGACAGGGTAAAGTAAAATCCATCAGCAATAGGCTTGTCAAGATCTTTATCGTAAACAATTTTAAATCCGTACTTTGTAAACAACTTTTTCATAATCTTTGCCTTTTCTCCATAAGGCTTAACATATTCAACAAAGTTTACCCTGCCGTCGTTTGCCGCTTTAAGCATTGCAGCAAGTGCATACTGTGCCGAGTGAGAGGTGCCTGAAGAAAGGGAGTAAACAGCACCGAAAATTAAAGCATCTCCTAATTTTTCTGAAGTGTAATACCTTAAAAGCCCTTTTTCCCTTCTATCCCACAACTTGTCTGAAACAACAATCATTGCAATTCTCTCCCCTGCATAGGAGAAAAACTTTGAAGAAGAGATAAGAAGCACATAGTTATCTGTATACTTTGCAACTGTTGGCTGATATGGAGGTTCTCCAGGCTTTGAGTAATCTTTTCTGAAGTCCATTCCAAAATATGCAAGGTCTTCAATAACAATAACATCGTATTCATTTGCAAGCCTGCCAATAATTTCAAGCTCTTCCTCTGTAAATGTAATCCAGGTTGGATTGTTTGGATTTGAATACAAAATTGAGGAAACCTTCCCGGTATCAAGGAATTCCCTCAACTTTGCCTCTAACTTTTTCCCCCTGTAATTGTAAACATCAAAACTCATATAATCGTGGCCTAAAACCTTGCACTGCTGTTTTTGAACTGGAAACCCCGGGTCAATGAAAAGCGTGCCTTCCCTGTCCGGCCACATCCTGTTTATTGTCATAAAGCAAACAAAAGCCCCCATCATTGAACCAACAGTTGGAACGCAATGCTCAGCGTCAACATCTATGTTTAAGAAAAGTTTTACAAACCTTGAAATCTCTCTTTTTAATTCAGGAACACCCTGAATATCTGGATAGATTGCAGCAACCCCTTTTTTTAAAGCATCAATCTGTGCTTCAACCCCTTCTTTCAAAGGTGGAAGGCCTGGAATTCCCATTTCCATTCTTATAAACTTTTCTCCAGTATCCCTTTCAAGTATGTCTGCAAGCTTTTTTATTTCCCTGATTGAAGCGGTTGAAAGGCTGTTTATTGAACTTTCACTTAATCTTTTTTTAAAAAGTTCTCTATCAATTGGTATAGCCACAATCTCCTCCCCTTACTTTTTTCAAAAACCCATTCTTTTTTTAACACAAAATTATTATTTTTAAAGGAAAAGTTTATTTTTAGAGTAAATTATCCCTCAAATCCCAACTCTTTAGCACACTCTGTTAAAGCTGTAATAACATTTTGAATGTGCTCCTCAAGGGGGATTCCCAATTCCTCTGCCCCCTGTTTTATTTCATCCCTGTTTACCTGTCTTGCGAAAGCCTTATCCTTCATCTTCTTTTTAACCGATTTAACCTTTACATCACCAATAAGTTTTGAAGGCCTTACAAGGGCAACTGCAATTACAAAACCGCTTAATTCATCAACAGCAAAGAGTGTTTTTGCCATTAAAGTTTTTCTTTCAACCCCTGTGTATGACGCATGGCCTAAAACAGCCTCAACAAACTCTTTGTCAAACCCCTCTTTTTCAAGTATCTCTGCTCCTCGATACGGATGGTTTTCTGCGTCAGGGTATTTTTCATAATCAAAATCGTGTAATAATCCGCAGGCATACCACCTGTCTTCATCTTCCCCAAACTTTCTTGCATACCATTTCATTGAACAGGCAACCGCTTTAAGATGCTTTTTCAATGAATCGCTTTTTACATACTCATTTACAAGTTTTTCAGCCTTTTCAACTATGTTTTCCATTTTACCCCCCTATTCAACAGGCTCAAACTTTGCTGTAAAGTGCCTTAAAAATGGAGGCTCCCAGGTAATCTTCATCCCCTTTGCATTCTCTCTGTCTTTAAAGGTTTCAATAATCTTTTCAATAGCGTAATCAAAATGGCTTTGGGTATAAACCCTTCTTGGAAAGGCAAGCCTTACCAATTCCATTGGTGCTGGAATCTCCTCTCCAGTTTCTTTATCCTTTTTCCCAAACATTACGCTGCCAATCTCCACACCCCTAATACCGCCTTTTTTATACAATTCGCAAACAAGAGTCTGGCCTGGAAACTGTGACGGTGGAATGTGAGGATAAAATGCCTTTGCGTCAATGTAAACAGCGTGTCCCCCTGTTGGCCTTATTATGCTTATTCCTGCATCAAGCAATCTCTCACCCATATACTCTGCAGTTCTCAGCCTGTATTTCAGATAATCCTCGTTTAAAACCTCTTCAAGACCAACTGCAAGTGCTTCAAGGTCTCTACCTGCGAGCCCACCGTAGGAAGGAAAGCCTTCGGTTAGTATAAGCAAAGTCCTTGCTTTCATTGCAAGTTCATCGTCATTCATTGCAAGAAAACCGCCTATATTTACAAGCCCGTCCTTCTTTGCACTCATTGTGCATCCGTCTGCATAAGAGAAAATCTCCTGAGCAATTTCAAGGACTGATTTATTTTCATACCCTTTTTCCCTTAACTTGATAAAGTATGCGTTTTCAGCGAAACGGCAGGCGTCTATGAAGAACGGCATATTATATTTGTGGAGAAGCCTTGATACCTCTCTAATATTTTCCATTGAAACAGGCTGGCCACCACCTGAGTTATTTGTAATTGTAACCATTCCAAGGGGGATTCTGTCGTGGTATTTTTCAAGCAACTCTTCTAACTTTTCTAAATCCATATTGCCTTTAAATGGATGCTCCAATTCTGGAATTTTCCCCTCAGGTATTACTAAGTCAACTGCTTCTGCATCGTTGAACTCAATATTCGCCCTTGTTGTATCAAAGTGGGTATTGTTGGGAACAATATCTCCCTTTTGCACCATAATTGAAAAAAGAATTCTCTCTGCAGCCCTTCCCTGATGTGTGGGGATTATGTGCTTAAAACCTGTTATTTTTTTTACAACTGATTCAAACCTGAAAAAGCTTCTGCTTCCCGCATAGGACTCATCCCCCTGCATTAAAGCACCCCATTGCCTGTCACTCATTGCCCCTGTACCGGAGTCTGTAAGAAAATCTATCAATATATCGTCTGACTTAATTAAAAAAGGATTATAGTGCGCATTCTTTAATATCTCAACCCTCTCTTCCTCTGTTGTCTGTCTTATTGGTTCAACAACCTTAATTCTGAAAGGCTCAATTATAATGCTCATTCAATTTCCCCCCTATTTTTCTTTTTTGCGTATCGGTACTGTTTTACAAAATCCTTAATTCTGTAATAAAGGTGTGTTTCAGTCAGTTTTAACTCGTCCAGCAACTCTTCCGGGCTTCCCTGATGAACAATTCTGTCTGGAATTCCAAGCCTTAAAGCAGGCACAAGAATGTTGTTATCCTGAAGCAATTCAAGAACCGCACTCCCAAAACCGCCATTTAAAATTCCCTCTTCTGCTGTTACAACCACTCCACACTCTTCGGCAGATTTTAAAATCTCGCTTTCATCAAGTGGCTTAATAAACCTTGCGTCAACAACTTTTACAAATATGCCGTCCTGTTCAAGTTTATCTGCAACCCTCTTTGCCTTCCATACCATTGAGCCAATAGCAAAGATAACCGCATCATCTCCATCTTTTAAAACCCTGCTTTTTCCTATCTTTATCTCTTTTAATTCTTTATCTAAATTAACTCCCTCTGCACTTCCCCTCGGATACCTGATTGAACAGGGGAAGGAAAGCTTGCTTGCTGTATAAAGCATATGTCTTAATTCATTTTCATCTGCTGGTGCCATCATAACAATATTTGGTAAAGGCCTTAAATAGGCAATATCATAAAGCCCGTGGTGTGTTTCCCCGTCAGCGCCAACAACACCACCTCTATCCATACAGAAAACAACAGGAAGGTTCATTAAGCAAACATCGTGTATCACCTGGTCGTAAGCCCTTTGCAAAAATGTTGAGTAAATTGCAACAAACGGCTTTTTACCTTTAATTGCAAGCCCCCCTGCCATTGTTACAGCGTGTTGCTCTGCAATTCCAACATCAAAAAACCTTTCAGGGAATTTTTTTGCAAATTCAGTTAAGCCTGTGCCAGAGGGCATTGCAGCAGTAATTGCCACTATATCTGGATTTTTTTCAGCAAGCTCAATAATTGTTTTTCCAAAAACAGAAGTGTAGCTTGGAGTACCCTTTGATGATTTGTAAACCTCACCAGTCTCCCTGTCAAAGGGGGAAATACCGTGCCATTTTTCAGGCATCTTTTCAGAAAACTTATACCCTTTCCCCTTTTTTGTTTTTATGTGAATTAAAACAGGGTCGTCGTAATCTTTATACTTTTCAAAAACCTCAATTAATTTTTCAATATCGTGTCCGTCAACAGGCCCAACATACTTAAAACCCAACTCTTCAAAAAGCATTCCAGGAACAAAAAGCCTCTTTATTGTCTCTTCCATCCCCTTTGCCATCTTAATCATTGGAGTGCCTATTGTCCCCATTGACTTTAAAATGTGTTCAATCCTGTCTCTCATCCTCTTGTAAAACTGGCCTGAAAGAATCTGGTTAAGGTATCCGTTTAAAGCGCCAACATTAGGGGCAATAGACATATCATTGTCGTTTAAAATAACCATCATCTTTTTCTTTAAATGCCCTGCCTGATTCATTCCTTCAAAAGCAAGCCCTGCAGTTAGAGAGCCATCCCCTATAAATGCAATAACCTGATAATCTTCATTGTTTAAATCCCTTGCAATAGCCATTCCAAGGGCGGCAGAAATAGAGGTTGAAGAATGTCCTGTATTAAAATGGTCGTACTCGCTTTCTGTAATCTTTGGAAAACCGGAAAGCCCGTTAAACTTCCTTAAAGTATGAAATCTATCTTTTCTCCCGGTTAATATTTTATGAACATAAGCCTGATGCCCCACATCCCAGACAATTCTGTCTTTCTTAAAATCAAAAACATAGTGAAGGGCAATGGTTGCTTCAACAACCCCTAAAGATGATGCAAGATGCCCCCCTGTTTTTGAAACAGAGTCAATTATAAACTCCCTTATCTCCTTTGCCAGAGTTTCAAGCTCTTTCTTATCAATCTTTTTTAAATCATAAGGAGAATTTATCCTCTCAATGTAAGCCATAGCACACTCCAGAAATGTTTTTTCATTCCTATAATATCACAATAAAATTTAAATTGTATTTGCAAAGCGTTATAACTAAAACAGGATAAAATCTGTTTTCATTGTGAGTTTAATAAAGTAAAAGGGGACGGAATTAAAAATAATTTTTACCAAAAGGTAGGCGTAATTAGATGCCAGAATTCGGCAGGCATCCGTCCCCCCAATTAATTTAATTTTAACACTATAATAAAACAAAGCAAAAAAACTCTACTGTAAAATTTTTGGAACAATTAAATACACATAAATATAATAACCGCCTACTCCAACAAAAATAACCCCTGTTGCTCTCCGAAACCATTTTTCAAGCTGTGTTATTTTATTAAACGCCTTGCCAACACTCTTTGCCCCAAAAGCAATGCCTATTGCAAAAATAAGAACAGGCAGAGCCGTCCCTATTCCAAATGCTGCGGGAAAAATAACTCCTGAGTTAAATTTTGCTGCAAGGGGAATAAGGCTTCCAAAAAACAACGCCGCAGAAATTGGACAAAACGACAATGCAAAAAGTGCACCTAAAAGTAATGCCCCTATTCTTCCCATTTTCACAAGTTTTTTAGAGGATTTTTGAAGAAAATCCCCACCAAATGCAGGAAGAGAAATTATGTCCAGTAATAAAAATCCGGCAAAAATTAGGATAAAACCCAACACCTCATTTATACGCTGTTGCAAAAAGGTCGCCACATCAAAAACTGCAAGAATGCTTGAAACAAGGAGAACCCCAAGTACTGTATAGCTTATTGTACGGCCAAGTGTGTAAAGTAAACCGTTAATTGCTGTTTTAATCGGGGAATCTATATCCTGGCTGATATATGATACTGCAGCAATATTGGTAGCAAGGGGACAGGGGCTAATTGATGTTAGAATCCCAAACCAGAAAGCAGTTGCAACTGCTACAACCATACTGCTAATCATTAACTCATTCCTTCATAAAGTTTTTTACAGAGTTAACTATATAGTTTTCAAACTCATAAGGCTCATAGACAACTTGCCATACCTTTTGAAGGATTTTATACCTTACAACCTTTCCATTCTTAATTTTGGCTAATACAAGGGATTTTGTATAAAGCTTGAACTCCTTGATAAAATGCTTATTTTCAGGCTTATCCACATCAACTGGCTTCCAGGCAAGAACACCTTTTTTCAATTCTTTTTTAAAATGCTCTTTAACCACAA from Thermotomaculum hydrothermale carries:
- a CDS encoding HDIG domain-containing metalloprotein — translated: MENIVEKAEKLVNEYVKSDSLKKHLKAVACSMKWYARKFGEDEDRWYACGLLHDFDYEKYPDAENHPYRGAEILEKEGFDKEFVEAVLGHASYTGVERKTLMAKTLFAVDELSGFVIAVALVRPSKLIGDVKVKSVKKKMKDKAFARQVNRDEIKQGAEELGIPLEEHIQNVITALTECAKELGFEG
- a CDS encoding multiheme c-type cytochrome, with the translated sequence MRKGVLILVLFAFTALFAYGENNATKGNNYPNLSKADLKIKRGYSKEALKCIQCHSEKTPGIVADWKDGRMAHAGVSCYDCHVVKKSNPMASQCPGVKGTNIYISPMVSSKTCQKCHPTEVEQFLKSGHAKLAAAPVVDKAKFQKLMYHFEGGEFMGVKKGIGKNTATRRSGCQMCHGTKVEVKNGKPINGTWPAGVGTRYPDGGIGNCSVCHTRHRFSIEEARKPEACASCHLGPDHPNIEIYLESKHGQMYLTDGEKWNWDSAPDAWEPGDYRAPTCATCHMSGIGELSTTHNVNERLHWDLMHKKSVVRSGERGNGKKGRPLMKKVCQNCHSKTQTDATFETLDDSVALYNEYFEKADKMLKDLKAKGLLKKDPWSDSFQELYYFLWHHVGRRARMGAAMNGPDYAHWHGFFQLFQVFKDMQEIYNYRIKHNKIEEVSFVMSSAPL
- a CDS encoding zinc ribbon domain-containing protein, translated to MNEGYVCPKCGNREYKKGEMRATGGFFSKIFDVQNKRFTTISCTVCGYTEFYAKDSSTLGNIFDFFTN
- a CDS encoding alginate export family protein translates to MKKYLLSIISILLMFTFIPAFAGGFLDSIKDGKATLELRFSFEYSDLDDPADLDSAKGLNLRTRLGFKTADYNGFSMFLQMHNLSQIVDDYRWPGGGDPAYDVIADPDGSRVHQFFFTYKFNNIFSIKAGRQEIIFDDARLIGNVGWRQNGQSFDGAVLAVNTDRNNLSFAYIYRVNTILLTHVDLDGLYAVHDTFKVNKNMKITAFAYLLDTESDSPDSRDSGTYGLRFLGSINNFNYDLTYAIQNDFADGENHGGDMVNAFIEYKFENFALGVGCNLISGQDGNDRPFDTLFSTAHKFNGWADQFLGTNGGKLVNGLDDYFVQFSTKIYQHKLVIVYHSFDTNENVTYGEKYGDELDILVVRKINKNLSCLAKAAFYNAKNYENNPTLDEKVVWFRVMYKF
- a CDS encoding response regulator transcription factor; the protein is MEKVKILICEDDKELLEIFNLILTMEGFEIDIAERGIDFKNMLEREKYSLILLDLGLPDIDGEHLCKFVCENYDIPVIVVSAKDNVATKVLCLEYGADDYIVKPFETVELVARIKSVLRRSKKRFLSENKEDLQKRIRWGELEINPLGRKVLKKGKEIALTPKEFDLILFFAKNRGKTFQREDIVETLWGEKSLYRWSRAIDVHINHLRKKIEDNPANPVYIQTIPGVGYRAKK
- a CDS encoding sensor histidine kinase — encoded protein: MKLILRLTVFLSVIILVLSIFLFSIFKNFQEEMLLNIAKTRAKTLFNMLVLTRQWVADRRDEVKPVPAIVTKELSNYANNYSNFSFHITSDKLINPENKPDEFEKKAIAFFKKGSKEVYSFKTDKSGKVFFRYMAPLYIKKTCLKCHSYQGYKVGDFRGGISITIPVEDLENYVYKSSFFLTSSITLLYIAVIFSIILLVYFYVIKPVLLIKDAAKEIESGNFNVKVNINYDNEIGDLSNSFNSMVGKLAKSEEKLKEEIKALSEKYDRVIKELELKSLKLKKANTYKSEVLDLIAHEIRTPMTKIISYSELLTKPEVKENKELYHKIVNTIQRNGKILSQLFDNILVMTRVDSEYKIEPVAVDICRMFMDIIQRFKDEIERKGIKIEINCHRKLLVCADVDLLPYVFINLISNAIKFNNEKDGLIKFEGRKVKNGVEFSVFNTGVGIDKSKIEKIFKRFFRDRENSGKVEGVGLGLSIVSRIVERHNGNITVESERDKWAKFIVFLPFVEKKG
- a CDS encoding cytochrome c3 family protein, which gives rise to MDEKKGLIKKIKSFFKDRIFVKGLIVGVIFATVFIIFQIGIIEHTSTPEFCASCHSMEVFHVAWEEGVHGTGKKGIVVARCVDCHLPHDNLVHYLWAKGVSGTKDTVATIFGYQPDWIKNLERREEFTYESGCKKCHVNLVAPGIPIKAFKAHRQYELGETNKTCISCHQDVGHGDLKLKLSNKIVNKEAL
- a CDS encoding tryptophanase → MSIIIEPFRIKVVEPIRQTTEEERVEILKNAHYNPFLIKSDDILIDFLTDSGTGAMSDRQWGALMQGDESYAGSRSFFRFESVVKKITGFKHIIPTHQGRAAERILFSIMVQKGDIVPNNTHFDTTRANIEFNDAEAVDLVIPEGKIPELEHPFKGNMDLEKLEELLEKYHDRIPLGMVTITNNSGGGQPVSMENIREVSRLLHKYNMPFFIDACRFAENAYFIKLREKGYENKSVLEIAQEIFSYADGCTMSAKKDGLVNIGGFLAMNDDELAMKARTLLILTEGFPSYGGLAGRDLEALAVGLEEVLNEDYLKYRLRTAEYMGERLLDAGISIIRPTGGHAVYIDAKAFYPHIPPSQFPGQTLVCELYKKGGIRGVEIGSVMFGKKDKETGEEIPAPMELVRLAFPRRVYTQSHFDYAIEKIIETFKDRENAKGMKITWEPPFLRHFTAKFEPVE
- a CDS encoding aminotransferase class I/II-fold pyridoxal phosphate-dependent enzyme, whose product is MVAIPIDRELFKKRLSESSINSLSTASIREIKKLADILERDTGEKFIRMEMGIPGLPPLKEGVEAQIDALKKGVAAIYPDIQGVPELKREISRFVKLFLNIDVDAEHCVPTVGSMMGAFVCFMTINRMWPDREGTLFIDPGFPVQKQQCKVLGHDYMSFDVYNYRGKKLEAKLREFLDTGKVSSILYSNPNNPTWITFTEEELEIIGRLANEYDVIVIEDLAYFGMDFRKDYSKPGEPPYQPTVAKYTDNYVLLISSSKFFSYAGERIAMIVVSDKLWDRREKGLLRYYTSEKLGDALIFGAVYSLSSGTSHSAQYALAAMLKAANDGRVNFVEYVKPYGEKAKIMKKLFTKYGFKIVYDKDLDKPIADGFYFTLSYPGMDAEKLLEELLIHGISAISLIIAGSERKEGIRACTSLIQMEEMPILEERLKIFAKDNPIT